The Kutzneria kofuensis genome has a window encoding:
- a CDS encoding alpha/beta fold hydrolase, producing the protein MFTYKNFAVRILDGMTSSLARWGGTSRYADIGGQVHYVDFGGPADGPPMVLVHGLGGSHLDWSLLAPRLATRFRITAPDLLGYGLTTPDHRVSTVDANTDLIDRFIHQVTDKPVVLVGNSMGGLIAARQAAKHPETVSKLVLIDPALPLVPRSRPDVAATMILGRLALPLLGRTILALGRRGRTARQQVRETFARCCVDPSRVPENLVAALVELIEHRAGLPGADEAFLASARTLLAINGGRRTAWAALNDIAAPVLLVHGEQDRLVSVGSAREAARRLPQWTVDVLPGLGHLPQIEAPDRVASRMLSWLG; encoded by the coding sequence GTGTTCACGTACAAGAACTTCGCCGTCCGTATCCTGGACGGCATGACCTCCTCGCTGGCCCGCTGGGGTGGGACGAGCCGGTACGCCGACATCGGCGGCCAGGTCCACTACGTGGACTTCGGCGGGCCGGCGGACGGGCCGCCGATGGTGCTGGTGCACGGTCTCGGCGGCTCGCACCTGGACTGGAGCCTGCTCGCGCCCCGGCTGGCCACCAGGTTCCGGATCACCGCGCCCGATCTGCTCGGCTACGGCCTGACCACGCCGGATCACCGCGTATCGACGGTCGACGCCAACACCGACCTGATCGACCGGTTCATCCACCAGGTCACCGACAAGCCGGTTGTCCTCGTCGGCAACTCCATGGGCGGCCTGATCGCGGCCCGGCAGGCGGCGAAGCATCCCGAGACGGTGTCGAAGCTGGTCCTGATCGATCCGGCGCTGCCGCTGGTTCCCCGGTCCCGCCCGGACGTCGCGGCGACGATGATCCTGGGCCGGCTGGCGTTGCCGCTGCTGGGCCGAACCATTCTCGCATTGGGCCGGCGCGGACGCACGGCGCGGCAACAGGTCCGGGAGACGTTCGCCCGGTGCTGCGTCGACCCGTCACGAGTGCCGGAGAATCTCGTCGCCGCGCTGGTGGAGCTCATCGAGCACCGCGCCGGCCTGCCCGGAGCCGACGAGGCGTTCCTGGCGTCGGCACGGACCTTGCTGGCGATCAACGGCGGCCGTCGCACCGCCTGGGCCGCCCTGAACGACATCGCCGCGCCGGTGCTGCTGGTCCACGGCGAGCAGGACCGGCTCGTCTCCGTCGGCTCGGCCCGGGAAGCCGCCCGTCGCCTTCCACAGTGGACGGTCGACGTTCTGCCCGGACTCGGTCACCTGCCGCAGATCGAGGCGCCCGACCGCGTTGCGTCACGCATGCTCAGCTGGCTCGGTTAG
- a CDS encoding SAM-dependent methyltransferase: MPEYDEQDPVDISRPNPARMYDYYLGGAHNFAVDREAADRVLAILPETREFAMRNREFLQRVVRFLAVEAGITQFLDLGSGIPTAGNVHEVVQAVHPDNRVVYVDHEPVAVAQSQRLLADNPYTAVVHADIRDHETVLNHPETRRLLDFSQPLAVLMLQVLPFIPDTDDPAGVVATYRDMCVSGSYLAVAHSLSFDYWPGAVAEAVEMYTKSTHPLNLRTPDQVAAFFDGYDLVDPGVVFTAVWRPDKPVSDEEAISSRAVAGLGVLP; the protein is encoded by the coding sequence ATGCCCGAGTACGACGAACAGGACCCCGTGGACATCAGCCGGCCCAACCCGGCCCGCATGTACGACTACTACCTGGGCGGCGCGCACAACTTCGCGGTGGACCGCGAGGCGGCCGACCGGGTGCTGGCGATCCTGCCGGAGACCCGGGAGTTCGCCATGCGCAACCGGGAGTTCCTGCAGCGCGTGGTGCGTTTCCTGGCCGTGGAGGCCGGCATCACCCAGTTCCTCGACCTCGGCTCGGGCATTCCGACAGCGGGCAACGTGCACGAGGTCGTGCAGGCGGTGCACCCGGACAACCGGGTCGTCTACGTCGACCACGAGCCGGTGGCGGTGGCGCAGTCGCAGCGGCTGCTGGCCGACAACCCGTACACGGCGGTGGTGCACGCCGACATCCGTGATCACGAGACGGTGCTCAACCACCCGGAAACCCGGCGCCTGCTGGACTTCTCGCAGCCGCTGGCGGTGTTGATGCTGCAAGTGCTGCCGTTCATCCCGGACACCGACGACCCGGCCGGGGTGGTCGCGACTTACCGGGACATGTGCGTGTCGGGCAGTTACCTCGCGGTGGCGCACAGCCTGTCGTTCGACTACTGGCCGGGCGCGGTCGCCGAGGCCGTCGAGATGTACACGAAGAGCACGCATCCGTTGAACCTGCGCACCCCCGATCAGGTCGCCGCGTTCTTCGACGGCTACGACCTGGTGGATCCGGGTGTGGTGTTCACGGCCGTGTGGCGGCCGGACAAGCCCGTCTCCGACGAGGAGGCGATCAGCAGCCGTGCGGTCGCCGGGCTGGGCGTGCTGCCCTAA
- a CDS encoding glycoside hydrolase domain-containing protein, whose product MLGLDYSGGRPRGAAIRAAGYGFVVRYLDNGLSGRANLTAAEAADLRAAGVAVALVWERKLLNQPDRATEGRAAGVADARAAVAQADACGLAGWPIYMAIDFDIPDYAPGSSDPRAKLGPCGEYLAGAMSVLGRGRTGVYGGFYAVSRALDSGLATYGWQTAAWSGGQVDPRIHLFQRVGAITVDGVECDVNEARKSDFGQQDGAGAPGGNDMAVFLKNVDVPGLYATQDGPLVNGVREEVGAATLKAWPGASCEIGLSDEEFTDRVNKSKAIEGLAAAIEGLPARLAKAMPVGTGSLSAAQLADAVASGVRAALDGMSQTTVLHEKTSAN is encoded by the coding sequence ATGCTGGGACTTGACTATTCGGGCGGTAGGCCCCGCGGCGCGGCGATACGGGCGGCGGGGTACGGATTCGTGGTGCGGTATCTGGACAACGGCCTGTCCGGCCGGGCCAACCTCACCGCCGCCGAGGCGGCGGACCTGCGGGCCGCCGGTGTCGCGGTGGCGCTGGTGTGGGAGCGAAAGCTGCTGAACCAGCCGGACCGCGCCACCGAGGGGCGTGCCGCCGGCGTCGCCGACGCCCGGGCGGCGGTCGCCCAGGCCGACGCGTGTGGGCTCGCCGGCTGGCCGATCTACATGGCGATCGACTTCGACATCCCCGACTACGCGCCGGGCTCCTCGGACCCGAGGGCGAAGCTGGGCCCGTGCGGGGAGTACCTCGCCGGCGCGATGAGCGTGCTCGGTCGCGGCAGAACCGGTGTGTACGGCGGTTTCTACGCGGTGTCCCGCGCGCTGGACAGCGGCCTGGCCACCTACGGCTGGCAGACGGCCGCCTGGTCGGGCGGGCAGGTCGATCCGCGGATCCACCTGTTCCAGCGCGTCGGGGCCATCACGGTGGACGGCGTGGAGTGTGACGTCAACGAGGCACGCAAGAGCGACTTCGGCCAGCAGGACGGCGCCGGAGCTCCGGGAGGAAACGACATGGCTGTGTTCCTGAAGAACGTGGACGTTCCTGGCCTGTACGCCACCCAGGACGGCCCGCTGGTCAACGGCGTCCGCGAGGAGGTCGGCGCGGCGACGCTGAAGGCGTGGCCGGGCGCGAGCTGCGAGATCGGCCTGAGCGACGAGGAGTTCACCGACCGGGTGAACAAGAGCAAGGCGATCGAGGGGCTGGCGGCGGCGATCGAGGGGCTGCCGGCCCGGCTGGCCAAGGCGATGCCGGTCGGCACCGGCTCGCTCAGCGCCGCCCAGCTGGCCGACGCCGTGGCCAGCGGCGTGCGGGCGGCGCTGGACGGCATGAGCCAGACGACGGTGCTGCACGAGAAGACCAGCGCCAACTGA
- a CDS encoding SDR family oxidoreductase encodes MPQPQQGARPGVRRRRHPGQQRQHRLRRHPAVGQHPRPPRPDQDRAEFLDGLAAAEVPLARFGRVDEVSGLVAFLAGSRASYITGAVIDVAGGMGKYV; translated from the coding sequence GTGCCTCAACCTCAACAAGGTGCTCGCCCAGGAGTTCGGCGCCGACGGCATCCTGGTCAACAGCGTCAACATCGGCTTCGTCGACACCCCGCAGTGGGGCAACATCCACGCCCGCCGCGCCCCGACCAGGACCGCGCCGAGTTCCTCGACGGCCTCGCCGCCGCCGAGGTGCCGCTGGCCCGCTTCGGCCGCGTCGACGAGGTCTCCGGCCTCGTCGCCTTCCTCGCCGGTTCCCGCGCCAGCTACATCACCGGCGCCGTGATCGACGTGGCCGGCGGCATGGGCAAGTATGTGTAG